A region of the Leptospira ellinghausenii genome:
AATGGAAAGTATTTACGAAACCTATCAACAGCGATCTATGAAAACTACATCACTTCCTTTCAAAACTGGAAACGAGAGAACAATTACTTTGAATTTGATGATTTAATCCAAGAATTTTTAGATTTTCTAAAATCAGAAGATTCTCGAACCCTCAAAAAAAATTGGAAATCTCTCATCATCGATGAATTCCAAGACACAGATGAACAACAATTGGAGATCATCAAACGGATGGAGTTTGAATCCATCACAGTTGTGGGAGATGATTGGCAGGCAATTTATGGATTCCGGGGTGCCACTCCCAAACCATTTTTAGAATTTCCGAATCATTTCCCAAATGTAAGCCAATACAAATTATCAACTAACTACCGATCAACGAACGCTATCATTCAAAAAAGTTTATTACCCATCAGACAAAACAAAAACAAAATTCCTAAAAAAACGATTTCCTTTCGAAAAGAAAAAGGATTTTTCCATTTGGAAATTAAAAAAGAGAACGATCTATTCTTAGAAACAATATGGAAAAAATACCACTCGATTGATTCAGATTCGGTTGTACTCACACGTAGTAATTTTCGCAAAACCGAATGGATCCAAGTGGGAGTGCCCATAAAACAGGTGATGACAATCCATAGTGCAAAAGGTTTAGAATTTAAAACTGTGATTGTGGATTTATGCCAAGGTTGGAGTGAAGATCTGAGTACAATCGACTTCGAAGAAGAAAGAAGGATTCTCTACGTTGCTTTGTCTAGGGCAAAAGACAATTTAATTGTTCTTATGAACCATACTTCCGATCCAAAAAGTCTTTGTGACCGATTGAGTGAAGAATTTTCCCTCTGGAACAAGTGGCGAAATCGTACTTTACGGTGGATAAGACTCTGGTGAAGTGGTTTTACCTTGGGGGATTAGCTCAGTTGGTTAGAGCGCTACCTTGACATGGTAGAGGTCACTGGTTCGAACCCAGTATCTCCCAAGATCATCTCTATTTACATTCAGTCGTAATACCTTCCGATTTTTTATTTTTATTACCACCAAACAAAGTTTCGGCTTGCCTTTCCAATCCATTCCTTTCAAATTCGAGAACGATGAAACCAAAGTTCCTGGCTGAAGAATTTTTACTCGCTTTGTACTTTTTTGTATTTACCATACTCTCTGGTATTGTTCTTTTTTCCGCTCCCTATGAAGCTGGTGTGAAAATCGCAAGCCTCACGGCTTTTTTCCATGTCAGTTTTGTAGCCATATGTATTGTATTCCATTGGCATACACCATATCGAATTTGGAAATTTTTATTACCACTGTCTATATTTATGGTTTTTCCAGATTGGTTTTTGTCGGCCGTTTTACAGATATTAGTTTTTCCTGAAGATGGATTTTTCAAAATAGGAACTGTCTCTGGTTATATGGCAGGTCTATGGGTCATACCTCTTTTTATCTGTGTTTATACTGGAATCAAACTAGAAGAAAGATCAGTATCTATCATTGGTACGGGGATATGGGTTGGGCTTGTCAGTTTATTCATCTTTGGATTGTCTGAAGCAACTATGTGGATTTTTGGATCTTGGTATGCTCAGAATGTAAAGATGTGGGGGCATGTTGCTTATTACGTACTGGTTCCCGAGATGATTTTAGGAATTACAGCCTACCTTGCCTACCAAGGGTTTTCTTATTCCGCTTACCTTTTCCAAATTGCCATTGGTTTTTTAGTGATGGTTCTTTATATCGGAAACTTATCCTTTTTCTACTTGCTCATTGAAAAAATTCTTTAGTCTACCATTCAAATTTAGTTTTGTTTTCGGTATCCTTCTCCTTTTGGGAGAAGGATACTTTCGCTTCCAACAAAAAACTCCAAACGAAGAACTCCGCTATAAAAAGATACATTGCCTGGAAGGTTGGTCGGAAATCCGACTGTGTCCGAATGTGAAGGAAGAATTCACTCGTCGAGATGGAAAGCCATGGGACATCCAAACAAACGAGATGGGAGAAAGGATAACTAATGCAAACCTTTCAGAAACTAATCAAACAACCGTTTGGTTACTTGGTGATTCTATGGCAATGGGTTATGGATTACCAACTGGACAAACCATCGCGTTTTTGTTAGAAACTAAATACAAAATCAAAACTCGTGTGGTTGCTGTGGATGCCATTGGCACGAATGGAATTTCGAATTTATATTTGGATACTTACAATCAATCTAGTAACAAACCAAACTTCATCTATTGGATATGGAATCCTTCTGATTTTATTGATGACGTAAGGGAAAAAAAGGGAATACAGAACTACCTATACCCCATCCACTTTTACCTATCAAGAAATTCATCACTCTATAACTCACTCCGACCATCACGTCAAACTAATGTCTATACGAATGGAATTCCGACTCTTTATCCAAACACTCACCCTACCTATTCATTTTTAAAAACATTCTTTCAAAATAGTATCTACAACAAAGAACAATGGAAGATTTTATTCTCTTGGGGAATGGCCCCGAATGGAACACCTGATACAAATGATCCGAATTATAATGTTGCAAAAAGATTTTTTGAATCGGAAGGAATGGTTACCATTGACCTACGCTCAGAGACTGAGGTTTTGTTTTTTCAAAAAAAACAAATCTACATCCCAAACGATGGTCACCCAGATGAAGATTTGGCAAAACTCTTTGCAGAGGCCATCGCCAATGACTATAAAAAGTCACAATAGAAATGCTTGATTCTTAAGTCCCATTCTAAAGTTTAGAGGGATATGATCTTAAACTGGAAACGATGGGGAGCCATTGTCCTACTTTTCCCGTTCGCTTTATTGTTCTTGGAAGGGATCTTTCGCCTTGCCAACCCTCCTGCCTTACGTTATTACCGTGATGTCAAATTATTACATGCATACCATCCCGACTATGGTGTCACACTTGCCCCAAATGAAAGCAGATTTGTCCGCCATTATGCGGACCTCTGGCAAGGGCAATTCACAACGAATTCCCTCGGACTACGAGGCTTAGAAGAACCCATTCCAGAAAAACCCAAACTCGTATGCCTAGGGGATAGTCTTGTGATGGGGTTTGGGGTTTCTGACGAAGATACCTTTTGTTCGAAACTAGATGGATATGAGGAAAATGGAACCCAGTACCAAAGTTTAAATTTTGGAGTTGATGCTTATGGTTCTCTTGGATCCTACAAACGCCTAAAAGATTTATCTGACAAAATCCCAAATATCAAAAAGGTTCTCTTTTTTATCTCTCCCAATGACTTTACGATGCCTGAGGAATTACGTGCACAAGGGATTTTGCCTGATGATGAAAATGATGCCCTTCATGAAAATGATCTAGAATGGAAAAATAAATTTCGCATTCAGTTTGAACTTACTCGTGTTTCTTATCTATTACAAGCACTGAAACTTGCGTATGAACAAACAAAAGTAAAATGGGCACAAACAAAATACATCATGAAAATGGATTCCAATCAAATTATGGAATCCCCACTCCAGTATTTAAAAGAAGCATTCATTCTACCTGTAAAAAAGGTAAAGTGCGAAAATTCTGATACATTCATTTGCCCGACTCCCATTCCTAATTTACAAATCCAATGCTCAGATACTCCAATCAATACAAATGATCTAGAACCACTTCCTGAAACCACTACGAGAGCCTATGACCAGATGATTCAGTTTTCGAAAGACAAAGGTTTCGAATGGATTCCAGTGTTATTACCGATGCAAATTGAAGAAGTCTATTGCCGTCAACTTGGCAAATACAATCGATTAGGAAATTATGCTCTCAGAGCAAAACGATATTTAGAATCCAAAAGGATCAGAACTTTGGAAATCTTACCATACACCGACAAAATGTGTGGCCGTGAATTTACCATACATGGAAAAACAAAAAAAGCAGGCATCCAAGATTATTATATTCCAGGTGATGGCCACCTAACAAAACTCGGAAATCTTTGGGCATCCGAATCCATTCGATCTGCCTTAAAGGAAATAAAGTAAAATGCTCTTTAACTCAGTTCATTATTTAATCTTCGCACCTATAGTCATATTCATTTATTTCCTTATTCCAAAACGATTCCAAGGTTTATGGTTATTCATTGTTAGTTTGTACTTTTATGCAATTTTCAGAATTCCATTTCTCATTTTACTAGTTTTCTCTTTTGTCATCACAAAACTTGCAGTCGATTACATGGAGGAAACCCAATCAAAAAATAAAAAGATTTTTTGGTTAAACGTAGCTGTTTGGAGTAATTTAAGTTTATTGTTTGTATTTAAGTATTTAGATTTCTCAATTACAGTCTGGAACCAAACCTTTTCCTTTACTCCCTGTGATCCTGAGTTTGTTCAAAAATCGGGAATTTTACTACCCATGGGGATTAGTTTTTTCACCCTCCAAGCTGTTTCGTATGCGGTAGATGTTTACAAAGGTGTTGTGGAAAGAGCTAAATCCATTTTCCACTTTGGTCTTTTTTTGTCATTTTTCCCACAACTTGTGGCAGGTCCTATCTTACGCGCAAGTGATGTATTACACCAATTTTTAGATTCTAAGGACTTCACAAAAGACAATCTAAAACATGGATTAAAACAACTCTTTTGGGGAATCTTTAAAAAAACATTCATTGCGGACCCTGTATCTTATGTGATCGATCCAATATATGCAAACCCAACGGAGTACAATTGGATTGCCATGTGGATTGCAGCTTTTTTATTCGCAGTTCAAATTTATTGTGATTTTTCCGGATACTCAGATATTGCAATCGGTACTGCAAGAATTCTTGGATTTCATATTCCTAAAAACTTTGACCGACCTTTTTTATCGGGTACCCTTAGTGAACTTTGGAGAAGATGGCATATTTCGTTTAGTTCCTGGTTGAGAGATTACGTATACATTACGTTAGGCGGAAATCGAAGAGGTGAAATTTTAGCGTATGTAAATTTATTCATTACTACATTTGTTTCTGGAATTTGGCACGGTGCAGATTGGACTTTTGTGTTTTGGGGTACTCTCCACTCCACAATGATGGTGGTTGAAAAATTTGTTTTTAAATTTGAAACTATGCGTAATGCCTGGAACAAAGTCCCTAGATACATCCAACCAATTTACCCAGTGGGCATTTTTGTATTGTCTTGTTTTTTCTTTCGAGCGAAAGCAACTCCAGAAGTCCCCACAGGAATGGGTATCACCAATATTATGTTAGAACGAGCGTTTACAGGCGCGGTTGGCCAATTCCCTCAGATGAGCCTCAGCTTAGTTGTGTTAGTTGGATTTTTATTCTTTATTGATATCATGCAGGATAAGAAGGAAGATCGATTTGCATTTATCACGGACAATTTGTACTTTTTAGTTCCATCTTGCATATTGCTCTACATCACATCGTTTATCATTTATAGCGTAACAGTTTCCAGTCCATTTTTATACTTCCAATTTTAAAAAGAAAAACCGGCTTTCACCGGTTTTTTCTCACACAAATCTAGTTTATAATGATTTGGTATCTAAATTAGAACTCAACTTTGGGAGCATTTTCTATCGTCTTTTGGTCTTCGACAGTGAATGT
Encoded here:
- a CDS encoding DUF6989 domain-containing protein, with product MKPKFLAEEFLLALYFFVFTILSGIVLFSAPYEAGVKIASLTAFFHVSFVAICIVFHWHTPYRIWKFLLPLSIFMVFPDWFLSAVLQILVFPEDGFFKIGTVSGYMAGLWVIPLFICVYTGIKLEERSVSIIGTGIWVGLVSLFIFGLSEATMWIFGSWYAQNVKMWGHVAYYVLVPEMILGITAYLAYQGFSYSAYLFQIAIGFLVMVLYIGNLSFFYLLIEKIL
- a CDS encoding MBOAT family O-acyltransferase, with the translated sequence MLFNSVHYLIFAPIVIFIYFLIPKRFQGLWLFIVSLYFYAIFRIPFLILLVFSFVITKLAVDYMEETQSKNKKIFWLNVAVWSNLSLLFVFKYLDFSITVWNQTFSFTPCDPEFVQKSGILLPMGISFFTLQAVSYAVDVYKGVVERAKSIFHFGLFLSFFPQLVAGPILRASDVLHQFLDSKDFTKDNLKHGLKQLFWGIFKKTFIADPVSYVIDPIYANPTEYNWIAMWIAAFLFAVQIYCDFSGYSDIAIGTARILGFHIPKNFDRPFLSGTLSELWRRWHISFSSWLRDYVYITLGGNRRGEILAYVNLFITTFVSGIWHGADWTFVFWGTLHSTMMVVEKFVFKFETMRNAWNKVPRYIQPIYPVGIFVLSCFFFRAKATPEVPTGMGITNIMLERAFTGAVGQFPQMSLSLVVLVGFLFFIDIMQDKKEDRFAFITDNLYFLVPSCILLYITSFIIYSVTVSSPFLYFQF
- a CDS encoding LA_2486 family SGNH/GDSL-type esterase, which codes for MKKFFSLPFKFSFVFGILLLLGEGYFRFQQKTPNEELRYKKIHCLEGWSEIRLCPNVKEEFTRRDGKPWDIQTNEMGERITNANLSETNQTTVWLLGDSMAMGYGLPTGQTIAFLLETKYKIKTRVVAVDAIGTNGISNLYLDTYNQSSNKPNFIYWIWNPSDFIDDVREKKGIQNYLYPIHFYLSRNSSLYNSLRPSRQTNVYTNGIPTLYPNTHPTYSFLKTFFQNSIYNKEQWKILFSWGMAPNGTPDTNDPNYNVAKRFFESEGMVTIDLRSETEVLFFQKKQIYIPNDGHPDEDLAKLFAEAIANDYKKSQ
- a CDS encoding LA_2490 family SGNH/GDSL-type esterase, which gives rise to MILNWKRWGAIVLLFPFALLFLEGIFRLANPPALRYYRDVKLLHAYHPDYGVTLAPNESRFVRHYADLWQGQFTTNSLGLRGLEEPIPEKPKLVCLGDSLVMGFGVSDEDTFCSKLDGYEENGTQYQSLNFGVDAYGSLGSYKRLKDLSDKIPNIKKVLFFISPNDFTMPEELRAQGILPDDENDALHENDLEWKNKFRIQFELTRVSYLLQALKLAYEQTKVKWAQTKYIMKMDSNQIMESPLQYLKEAFILPVKKVKCENSDTFICPTPIPNLQIQCSDTPINTNDLEPLPETTTRAYDQMIQFSKDKGFEWIPVLLPMQIEEVYCRQLGKYNRLGNYALRAKRYLESKRIRTLEILPYTDKMCGREFTIHGKTKKAGIQDYYIPGDGHLTKLGNLWASESIRSALKEIK
- a CDS encoding UvrD-helicase domain-containing protein; translation: MWSLEQKEIITSKNSIIQVIAGAGSGKTATMIGLLEEREKNQTIHPDKTLIVTFTKKATKEFKERCEKKGLSHLYHISTFHSFCYHSLKHSHFQKNWSKSKLLSESKKWEMTKKILEPNRELIGGIPFSILTKQNGKYLRNLSTAIYENYITSFQNWKRENNYFEFDDLIQEFLDFLKSEDSRTLKKNWKSLIIDEFQDTDEQQLEIIKRMEFESITVVGDDWQAIYGFRGATPKPFLEFPNHFPNVSQYKLSTNYRSTNAIIQKSLLPIRQNKNKIPKKTISFRKEKGFFHLEIKKENDLFLETIWKKYHSIDSDSVVLTRSNFRKTEWIQVGVPIKQVMTIHSAKGLEFKTVIVDLCQGWSEDLSTIDFEEERRILYVALSRAKDNLIVLMNHTSDPKSLCDRLSEEFSLWNKWRNRTLRWIRLW